The genomic region ACCCCACAATCTGCATGCCTACTTATAATATCATTGAAATTATAGGTTTGattgttatttttgtatatcaattagaaatttatatattataatccCTATGAAATACTATTTCACATAAAGAAGTTTATTCggtataattcattttactttttaaatgtaataaatttttatattttcctgtTTCCCTTAAGTTGTAAAAAAACCttactaaaattataaaccataatatatataaaggtaTAAACATTTTCATAATGTCTACTACATTTTTACCGCTACTCgtaagaaaattaaataatataacatgtAATACACCAACTGCTAAATGTAAGATATATAAAGCAAAAATTgccatattttttctttgtataaatttttttataaacctAAAATCAgcatttttactatattcaagtacatttttataatatattttgtctaACATTTTCTTCCTATTATAGGTATTAAccttattatattcataaaatttactTTTCTCTGTTTGTTTATAATCTCCTAAACTATTTGATGTACTCACTTTTggcaatttattttttttttttgataccTTTCCATTCCTGCATATGTGTTTCATTTCGTAATAtccattatttaaaatatcttCTTTTGTCCTTACGATATTTGAatacttttcctttttatactTTGCTAGTAGGCGATAATTtcttgtatataatttttcatcaaTTACGTCCTTCTTATccaaatatttacaaaagttgctctaaaattacaaaagaaatatccacgatttaaaaaagtaaaaaaaccCATgctaataagaaatattattagaaataaagaaaacacAAAAATGATGAATAATAGAAGTAACattaactaaaatatattataccaCTTCGCTATTAAAACGATATATCcatattaaaaagataataaccgcaattttaataaaaaaaaatagattaattttattttccatattgttatttttaatattgtattatgttttgttaataacatattatttataataaatattctttcaTTGACAAGGGTTaacatattttgttttcatagaaaattaatatgcatataaaatgtatattacattttacaatatagaaaatgtaagaaatatctaaatttttattatcttattttggctttaataataattacaaaaaattaacattaatttaataacataattttaatgtattaataattatatagaatacttaattatattatttagtgtaataaaataactaaaaaattattatattaatccttttcaaaataaaataaaattttttttttttttgatttcttAATACTTGAAaacattcattttatataaaatatataatctaCAAAATGTAGATAATACAATGCTCTGTATATTTTGAGAATAAATGCTAATTCTAATTGTATTTCCTCATTAGTATTTACTTTTTgataaacattatattttgaaacaaatgattataattttttaaaaatattgatttATTATCAcagtataataatagtaataatgaactaaaatataaacatttttacaaatattgtataattttaattttaaaaatcctaatttttatgatttattttatatttcaaaaatcaAAATTCTATGATCCTCAagtactaaaaaaatattaattttcaaatcaaataaaaagaacaGAGATCTTATATTTGtatcataaattttataaattatattttacatctaagtttaatttattccattatttctaaatgaaaatttttaaaattttcctctttgtatattatttttttttaataaaatatatactttcagaaaacatattaataaaatttaaagaaaaaaaaaaaaaaaaatgaagattaaaattaaaattggtataaaaatagtgtatacaaaaaataaagttattGATATTtctaacaaaatatatttaccatATGAATACTATATACGCtgtattaaatgtataaaataattaaaaaaataacaaagtaattttgtaaaatgtaTGATTTCCTAATTTTACtgctaataatatttttacaaataaataatttttagttaattcatttacaaatacattgtattaataatagtctttagatatataaattaatgaacatttaaatatatattgataaaaatatatttaacagtaaaattatgttctattaatacatttaatttcttatatattataacagaaaaaaaaattataaattacaaaatgttatgtaattaataaaataatattaatcatataatataaaactcTATTGTTTTCTCTTAAATATTACTCTTCTAAGGAAGAGCTTAagaaattaacaaaaaaacaaaatatacttaaaaaaaattaaaatttttctatttatattgttttaagTTAAATTCATTATCAGACTGATTTTTGTGAAATAACTTATTTAGTTTCTTTTAGGTTTTCATACATGTGGGGTATGTCACATTTTCGCAcagttaatattttaatatatattataaggtaacatatttaaaattttataataatacatgcatataaattattaaataaattatgaaaaataagtgtatatattataaaatcgTGGAAAATTTTTGCTCGTAAATATAGCTTTTTCCTTTTAGTAACATTCTTTGTTCGTAAACATTTTTAGATACctattcttatataattattattcatcCGAATaaattgttcatattatttctaaattaagaaataatacacaaataatataaattcctagtaaaatatttatatctgttcttgttaattttatatactatTAAACAATTGCgttcttatttatatatacataacacAATAATGTTCATATTCTTTTCCCATTATatcttctttatatttaagaaaaaatattattacataataatgaaacgagctaaatatgaaataataataaatttcaatTTTCCGAAAAactattatcatttatatactAGCCAtgcaatattatatatacaaaatattaatttaaatattgaatttttatgtaacGTAATACatcttatattttctatataatttatatatatggataccCAACTTTTACCTAATCtacaataaaacaaaaaatattttaaattatttccttttttataatttaacatatatattatattttttacaatttctAAAATGTTACCATTTATACAAcagtcatatatataattgtatcatgaaaaatggtaataaattttgtattcaaattcaaaacattaaaaatgaatatgatccttataaaaaacatatgatTAAGTTCGAAAATATACCCTTCTTAAACTTTGTTAATGACCGGTAACAGGCtccttaatatatataaacctAAGTTCCTGTAAAATCTTCATTAGTAGATGAAAAACACATAAAAAAGAACTTATGTTACTCGAGATTAATTTATCTATTAATTTCCagtaattatattaacaaatattacattattttctttaatattacttttgctaacattataaattatcccaattaaaaatgtgaatGTTCTTCTAAAATCACCTTAATTTACTGCGACATAAAGTTACTGTTGTAGCTATGTTATATCTACGAATATGtaattgttttaaaataatattactttatttgGATATTTCTGCCATAttcaataagaaaaaaagtaaagatTTCAATTTTACTTggtgaaaaaaatgaacaaatattaGTCATAGGTTCTGAAATTgaacatttttattcttgAGATAGCAGatactatataaaattataattcgTAAGTTTTCtataatagatatatttgttcatctaaaatataatctttaacaaattatttgtagtgtatattaaaaaaatacccctaaaaatatgttagaataaattttttcaattataataatactaacAAAATGTTATACAAATGCGTATAATTCtaataaaactataaaaagaGCACATAATAAACAATGGAAAAGAATATTaagaaacgaaaaaaaaaaaaacactagataaatatagaataattatttcattgaACTTTATTATGAAGATATAGtgaaagtataaaaatacattcatATTAAGTACATAACCaatattaatatcattaCTGATCATTAATCTAGTAATTGTATATAACGTTTATTGTGAGAAATTAATCCATAGaatatataaggaaaattcaataaataaatgagtaTAACACTATCAATtcttatatttgaaaataaaatttttattgatgtttttaaaaactaGTAAAAATATCtcatatatcaatatataattaatacacatataataatCTTTATACTatgataattaaaaaaacagatATTTGGTAAATTTCGGAATCAAATTTTGGAAATTCATTGCTAGAACTatagaaatttatattaaataaattattcgtAGAACGATATTACGTAATATAACAGAATTAATAATagcatttaaaatataacaacaGAAACATATCTGTTATCTTGTGATAATCTTGataaatatactttaatgtattatttgcaaaaatacatataaatatcattttCTTGTATAGCATGGTGATacgttatatttatatgtataactaaaagtatataactcaaaattaaaatatatttatcatcaaaataaatgtttttattttattttgaagaCATATTATCCTCTAAGGATTAGctcaatattatattatattgataaGTGTTAACTCTAATATGAAATAACATGaactataaattttaataagtgTTGTTTTTAACAGTATAAACCGCACTTTTTACATCGTACCCTTATACatattagataaaaaaaaattataacttaTCGTTGAAGCtgtttttccttatatagaattaattttgtatatatttttagttttGTTCTATATTTCtctgtatatgtataacattactagtttatataatgttaatattattcatattcaaCATAAcatctattttaatattaaaagttatatatgaaataaataaataataataaccaTATATACCATTTGAAATTACTCTTATTagctaatttattttcacttatttccttttttcagtTTTATTCTTAGCTGTTATATAACGAacttataattaaaacagaaataaatgtatgataataacattaacaatacatataattcaatttttatgtatatttaaacgAATCAAGAACAAAACAATTTATAATGTAAAGATATAGCTACATTAATTCACCTTGTTTCTTTATATGAAGAACaggatatatttatttgtaatttaaaaaatataatatatttctttaattatttcaacaaataataatctaagacaaaaatacattagaaacaaaataatctttatagatacaaatataaattaacgCAGAATTttaactaatatatatgaattgttcttttgaatattaattttaactcAAAAGAAAGTATATTTCATGAAAATCaagtaatatacataaatattaatgtgAATCATAAATCTGTGTTAAGTTCATAttctatattaaaataaaaattgaaagcaataaaacattaaaattcataaaatattaaatatttttatttttgcttataCACACAAAAAACGCCACACAAAATGCGAGTGAATAAGCGTAACCgaaacaattatataattactttttaCGTGcttatatcaatatataatttacaaaacataattgttaaaaaaaattatatattggGGCTATGGAGATGACGCTTATCGCGCATTTCACTTATTATACGTGATGAccctcttattttttttaatttttttgtagatataacgaataaataataaaattaaaaaactcCATAAAGAAAGTACTGTAATTACCACTATTATTCCTATACAGAAAGATGTAATCGAATCGTCCATACAATATTgcatatagtaaaataaactAATTTCTAATGCAAGAAACGCAGgcaaaaaaggaagaattCTATGTTTATCATCTGTCTTCttaaattctttatattagCATTCGTAACACccctaatattatttataaaatgtgtATTATCTAgcattcttttttcaaaatttgaaTCTCCTACAATGTCTACGAAAGATTTACCCTTTTTTGCTTGTTTATatccttttatattatttaatgaacattcgtttgtttttttactttttcctttggattatttatcattaaaaatatctttCTCTTGATATTTTCCAATGccagaaatattataatttaaacatCCATCATTTAAAccattttcttatttattttttgttagtAATCGATAAGTTCTTGTATCTAATTTTCTACCTATGTTGTAGTGCTCAAGCAGGTATTTGTTATACATACActaaaaagacaaaaaaattttatttataaaaagaattattccCATACTAATAAACAgtacaaagaaaaataaaaaacgaaaaacaaaaataggaaaatatacttaaataacatttttataccATATCATTGTAAAAAGGACAAATCCATGTTAAAAGGATAAACGTACCAAATTTCAGAAAAAAGCTTAATATAATCTTCTGTTGTATCATATAGATTTTTGATATtgcaatatatattcaaatagaaaaaaattaacaatattctaataatatatattcctaaTGGTAAGGGAcacaatatttattaaaaaaaatattttttcattatttcttcgTAAGgacttaataaaatatatagaactATAATGTTTATTACAACAAAGACTAACAAAATAACttcacaaatatattatagaatttatatcatattcttatttataaaaagtctcgattaatataatataatttcaactttattcaaaaatattcaaaatacttaatttaattaattaacaGTActgtaattaaataatttttttattaatacttttataaattaaatatatgatctattaatatttcaaaatattaaattttcaactttggaaacataaaatattaataaggaATTGTCATACTTATTCAGAGAATAATTACTAACAATaacaattcttttttttaactaataATTCTAGTTTTCAATaagcattatatttttcaagaattgccttttattattaaaaagttttaatttttataataacgtaatagtgttaataataaatggaaaaagaaataatttgtGAAGCTTATTGCTTGTATTAGTTGAATCTCATTATACTTGCTATTTAAACAGAAccattctttttatatgaaaaaatacagTATTTAAAAAGTCCAATTTATAACATACTACAAGatcaatgaaaaaaaatatttaagtaaaaaatttttttttcattttcatcagaatttttaaaaaaaattcattattttgtttcatttatatcattatatttaaattaaaaagtttataatttatcaacataattattatatttttatttttaactaaatatgcatatttattaaaaatatctatataacaaaaaaaaaaaagataaaaaatttcacGAAAATtagcattattatatttctattatttaaatattaatacgAAATTATCTTGATCTTCAGaagtattatataacataGTATTCATTACCTGTgcccatttttttaatttcagaCTCAATcacaattaaaatttttcgaataaaatatattaaaacaaatttaaaaaatttatgatattccatatgaaaattataaattataataaattatatactaaataaaataatatcttACGAAGTATTTACATACACAGGGATAAGTTTGGAGAATATTCGTTTTTTATAG from Plasmodium malariae genome assembly, chromosome: 11 harbors:
- the PmUG01_11014500 gene encoding Plasmodium exported protein, unknown function codes for the protein MENKINLFFFIKIAVIIFLIWIYRFNSEVSNFCKYLDKKDVIDEKLYTRNYRLLAKYKKEKYSNIVRTKEDILNNGYYEMKHICRNGKVSKKKNKLPKVSTSNSLGDYKQTEKSKFYEYNKVNTYNRKKMLDKIYYKNVLEYSKNADFRFIKKFIQRKNMAIFALYILHLAVGVLHVILFNFLTSSGKNVVDIMKMFIPLYILWFIILVRFFYNLRETGKYKNLLHLKSKMNYTE